One stretch of Prunus persica cultivar Lovell chromosome G1, Prunus_persica_NCBIv2, whole genome shotgun sequence DNA includes these proteins:
- the LOC18791738 gene encoding histidine kinase 4 translates to MGKEETRGRRSKEVDLVLMGGNLKMQSHHSVAVRLNEQTGTKKGYTFVQAYRAWFPKLFILWIIVMFFLSMSIYNYMDADNKVRRVEVLGSMCDQRARMLQDQFSVSVNHVHALAILVSTFHYYKNPSAIDQETFAEYTARTAFERPLLSGVAYAQRVLDSDRENFERQHGWTIKTMEREPSPVRDEYAPVIFSQETVSYIESLDMMSGEEDRENILRARATGKAVLTSPFRLLGSHHLGVVLTFPVYKSKLPPNPTVEERIAAAAGYLGGAFDVESLVENLLGQLAGNQAILVYVYDVTNTSDPLIMYGHQYQDGDTSLMHESKLDFGDPFRKHQMICRYHQKAPTSWTALNTAFLFFVIGFLVGYILYGAAMHIVKVEDDFHEMEKLKVRAEAADVAKSQFLATVSHEIRTPMNGILGMLALLLDTSLNSTQRDYARTAQACGKALITLINEVLDRAKIDAGKLELEEVPFGIRSILDDVLSLFSENSRNKGIELAVFVSDKVPDIFMGDPGRFRQIITNLVGNSIKFTERGHIFVKVHLAESSKVVINRKSETYLNRGSDEGVLTSDGRQFKTLSGCEAADDRNSWDMFQHLLADEEYRTDVSSNLTATNEASEHVTLMVSVEDTGIGIPLCAQERVFMPFMQADSSTSRNYGGTGIGLSISKCLVELMGGQINFISRPKVGSTFSFTANFRRCKKNAFSDLKKPNSEDLPSGFRGLRAIVVDEKLVRAAVTRYHLKRLGILVEVTSSITMAVALCGRNGSATSGNIIPPDIILVEKDSWISGEGDLNIQKLDWKQNANGHIFKLPKMILLATNIGDAELDKARAAGFADTVIMKPLRASMVAACLQQVLGIGKKRQQGREVPNGCNFLQSLLCGKKILVVDDNRVNRRVAEGALKKFGAHVECVESGKAALALLQVPHNFDACFMDIQMPEMDGFEATRRIRQMESKANVEMNGGFEGLARKGDWHVPILAMTADVIHATYDECLKCGMDGYVSKPFEEENLYQAVAKFFKSKPGSDS, encoded by the exons ATGGGTAAAGAGGAaacaagaggaagaagaagcaaagaggTTGATTTGGTGCTGATGGGTGGGAATTTGAAGATGCAGAGCCACCACTCTGTGGCTGTGAGGTTGAATGAGCAAACGGGGACTAAAAAGGGTTACACTTTTGTTCAAGCCTACAGGGCTTGGTTCCCAAAACTTTTTATACTTTGGATCATTGTGATGTTTTTCTTGAGCATGTCAATCTACAATTACATGGATGCTGATAACAAAGTGAGAAGGGTAGAAGTTCTTGGTAGTATGTGTGATCAGAGGGCAAGAATGTTGCAAGATCAATTCAGTGTTAGCGTTAATCACGTGCACGCCCTTGCAATCCTTGTTTCCACATTCCATTACTACAAAAACCCATCAGCAATTGATCAG GAAACTTTTGCTGAATACACTGCCAGAACCGCCTTTGAGAGGCCTCTTCTAAGTGGGGTGGCCTATGCACAAAGAGTGCTTGATTCGGATAGGGAAAATTTCGAGAGGCAACATGGCTGGACGATAAAGACAATGGAGAGGGAGCCCTCCCCTGTCCGAGATGAGTATGCACCTGTAATTTTCTCGCAGGAAACGGTCTCTTACATTGAATCACTTGACATGATGTCTGGGGAG GAGGACAGAGAAAACATTTTGAGAGCTAGGGCTACTGGAAAAGCTGTTCTAACCAGTCCTTTCAGGCTGCTGGGTTCTCATCATCTTGGTGTTGTGTTGACTTTCCCTGTTTACAAATCCAAGCTCCCTCCAAACCCAACTGTGGAGGAGCGCATAGCAGCTGCAGCTGG GTACCTTGGTGGAGCCTTTGATGTTGAGTCCCTAGTGGAGAATTTGCTTGGGCAACTTGCTGGGAATCAGGCCATTTTGGTTTATGTATATGATGTCACAAACACTTCTGATCCCCTAATCATGTATGGTCACCAATATCAAGATGGGGACACATCTCTTATGCATGAAAGCAAGCTTGACTTTGGAGATCCTTTCCGAAAACATCAGATGATATGTAG GTATCATCAGAAGGCACCCACGTCATGGACGGCGCTTAACACTGCATTCTTATTCTTTGTGATTGGTTTTTTAGTTGGCTATATCTTATATGGAGCAGCAATGCACATTGTTAAAGTTGAGGATGATTTCCATGAAATGGAGAAATTAAAAGTTCGAGCAGAAGCTGCCGATGTTGCCAAGTCCCAG TTTCTTGCTACTGTTTCTCATGAAATTAGAACACCCATGAATGGAATCCTTG GAATGCTTGCGTTGCTTTTAGATACATCTTTAAATTCAACCCAGAGGGACTATGCTCGAACTGCTCAAGCTTGTGGAAAGGCACTGATAACATTAATTAATGAGGTCCTTGACCGGGCAAAGATTGATGCTGGCAAGTTAGAGTTGGAAGAAGTTCCATTTGGCATTCGATCGATACTAGACGATGTCCTGTctttattttctgaaaattcTAGAAATAAGGGTATAGAG CTGGCAGTGTTTGTTTCCGATAAAGTTCCAGATATATTTATGGGGGATCCAGGGAGATTCAGACAGATAATTACAAATCTTGTGGGCAACTCTATTAAA TTCACTGAACGAGGACATATTTTTGTCAAAGTCCATCTAGCTGAGTCCTCAAAGGTCGTGATAAATAGAAAATCAGAGACTTACTTGAACAGAGGATCAGATGAAGGTGTACTGACATCTGATGGGCGTCAGTTTAAAACCTTAAGTGGATGTGAAGCAGCTGATGACCGGAATAGTTGGGATATGTTTCAGCATCTGCTTGCTGATGAAGAATACAGAACTGATGTTTCAAGTAATCTGACTGCTACTAATGAAGCTTCGGAGCATGTCACTTTGATGGTATCTGTGGAGGATACGGGAATCGGTATACCATTATGTGCCCAGGAACGTGTTTTTATGCCCTTCATGCAGGCAGACAGTTCAACCTCTAGAAATTATGGGGGAACTGGTATTGGCTTGAGCATCAGTAAGTGTCTGGTTGAACTGATGGGTGGTCAGATAAACTTCATAAGTCGACCTAAAGTTGGGAGCACATTTTCTTTCACAGCTAATTTTCGGAGGtgcaaaaaaaatgcatttagTGACTTGAAAAAACCTAATTCTGAGGATCTACCTTCTGGTTTTAGAGGATTGAGAGCAATAGTAGTTGATGAAAAACTTGTGAGAGCTGCTGTGACAAGATACCACTTAAAGAGACTTGGAATCCTGGTAGAAGTTACGAGTAGCATCACGATGGCTGTTgctttatgtggaagaaatgGTTCTGCGACATCCGG AAATATCATCCCGCCAGACATAATTCTAGTTGAGAAGGATTCATGGATTTCGGGTGAAGGTGATCTTAATATACAGAAATTGGACTGGAAACAGAACGCGAATGGGCATATATTTAAGTTGCCTAAGATGATCCTTCTTGCAACCAATATTGGTGATGCTGAATTGGATAAGGCAAGGGCAGCAGGTTTTGCAGATACTGTGATTATGAAACCCTTGAGGGCTAGTATGGTGGCTGCATGTCTTCAACAGGTGCTGGGCATAGGAAAGAAGAGGCAACAGGGGAGGGAAGTGCCCAATGGATGCAATTTCCTTCAAAGCCTGCTTTGtggaaagaaaattttggttgTTGATGACAATAGGGTAAACAGGAGAGTTGCTGAAGGTGCACTAAAGAAGTTTGGAGCTCATGTAGAGTGTGTTGAGAGTGGCAAAGCTGCATTGGCATTGCTTCAAGTACCACACAATTTTGATGCTTGCTTCATGGATATTCAAATGCCGGAAATGGATGG gtttgaggCAACCCGTCGAATCCGGCAGATGGAGAGCAAGGCAAATGTGGAGATGAATGGAGGATTTGAAGGCCTTGCAAGAAAGGGTGATTGGCATGTGCCAATATTAGCTATGACAGCTGATGTTATTCATGCCACCTATGACGAGTGCCTAAAGTGTGGCATGGATGGATACGTCTCGAAGCCCTTTGAGGAAGAGAACCTCTATCAAGCCGTTGCCAAGTTCTTCAAATCTAAACCAGGCTCAGATTCATAA